The following are encoded together in the Montipora foliosa isolate CH-2021 chromosome 12, ASM3666993v2, whole genome shotgun sequence genome:
- the LOC137980667 gene encoding uncharacterized protein produces MNPFTLQGKAIPSSVRENTIKSWLEGEGPSQIGKELRLRKQTIANIVDNFVRRGNAEAERGGNKTRLARTDDVNIYVEYCKKSKPSIYSNEIQSKLVENKVCLPENVPSRSSISRSLIQDLGYSFKKDSVIPQESLAPEIENRLIQYLTVCSAIDPRTMHFFDECSVVKTTGNRSFGHSRIGHRALEVQRYASNATFTVNLLHNMYGVGHVNLLPGPSNGLELLHFFAEALQEEDIFGNPLLKVGDTVILDNCGFHHARHVEPVLRNMLAARGIALIYQPPYHPQYNTCEHCFRVLKGWL; encoded by the coding sequence ATGAATCCCTTCACATTGCAAGGCAAAGCAATTCCAAGTTCTGTCAGGGAGAATACTATTAAAAGCTGGTTGGAAGGGGAAGGACCATCACAAATAGGAAAAGAGCTAAGACTACGGAAACAAACCATTGCCAACATTGTCGATAACTTCGTTCGCAGAGGAAATGCTGAGGCTGAAAGAGGAGGAAATAAAACCCGCTTAGCACGCACTGACGATGTTAATATTTATGTTGAGTACTGTAAAAAATCAAAGCCCAGCATTTATAGTAATGAGATTCAAAGCAAATTGGTGGAAAACAAAGTATGTTTGCCTGAAAATGTCCCGTCACGTTCTTCGATTAGCCGAAGCTTAATACAAGATCTGGGTTATTCTTTCAAGAAAGATAGCGTAATTCCGCAAGAATCACTAGCACCTGAAATAGAAAACAGACTTATTCAATATTTAACTGTTTGTTCGGCTATTGATCCAAGAACAATGCACTTTTTTGATGAGTGTTCAGTGGTAAAGACGACTGGAAATAGAAGTTTCGGACATTCAAGAATCGGTCACCGAGCTTTGGAGGTTCAGCGGTATGCAAGCAATGCTACCTTTACCGTAAATCTTCTGCATAATATGTATGGAGTTGGACACGTCAACTTGTTACCTGGGCCTTCTAATGGACTTGAACTTCTTCATTTCTTCGCAGAAGCATTACAAGAAGAAGATATTTTTGGAAACCCGCTTCTAAAAGTTGGCGATACAGTCATTTTAGATAACTGCGGTTTTCACCACGCCAGACATGTGGAACCAGTGTTAAGAAATATGCTGGCAGCCCGTGGAATTGCCTTGATTTATCAACCACCTTACCATCCCCAATATAATACCTGTGAACACTGCTTCAGAGTGTTGAAGGGATGGCTTTGA